Proteins from a genomic interval of Neodiprion lecontei isolate iyNeoLeco1 chromosome 2, iyNeoLeco1.1, whole genome shotgun sequence:
- the LOC107218782 gene encoding beta-ureidopropionase isoform X1, whose product MPVAARSLGREFVPLSFSCKMESYTLEDILNKHLPINELREVKRILYGGELENLNLPRFKGTDDVEIKGWKFRASPEQLRQPRMVRVGLIQHSIVLPTTSPINHQRDAIFKKITAYVEQAAECGVNLLCLQEAWSMPFAFCTREKQPWCEFAEDVSDGPSVMVLRKLAQQYNMVIISPILERDSNKGDTIWNTCVVIGTDGNIIGKHRKNHIPRVGDFNESTYYMEGNTGHPVFETRFGRIAVNICYGRHHPQNWMMFGVNGAEVVFNPSATVGLLSEPLWPIEARNAAIANSYYTCAINRVGNEIFPNAFTSGDGAAAHKNFGHFYGSSYVAAPDGTRTPGLSRHRDGLLVAELDLNLCRQTRDAWGFRMTQRLDIYARELAEAVKPDYKPQVIRE is encoded by the exons ATGCCAGTCGCTGCACGATCATTGGGGCGTGAATTTGTTCCACTTTCATTCTCGTGTAAAATGGAATCTTATACATTGGAggatattttaaataaacattTGCCGATAAATGAGTTACGAGAAGTGAAGAGAATTTTATATGGAGGAGAATTGGA GAATTTAAACTTACCAAGATTCAAAGGCACCGATGATGTCGAAATAAAGGGATGGAAATTTAGAGCTTCACCCGAGCAGCTTCGTCAACCCCGAATGGTTAGAGTTGGATTAATACAGCATTCGATCGTACTACCAACAACAAGTCCTATAAATCACCAAAGAGATGctatattcaaaaaaattacagcatATGTGGAACAAGCCGCTGAATGTGGAGTCAATTTACTTTGTCTTCAGGAAGCTTGGT CGATGCCTTTCGCCTTTTGCACGAGGGAGAAACAGCCATGGTGCGAATTTGCAGAAGATGTATCGGACGGTCCAAGTGTGATGGTTCTTCGCAAGCTTGCGCAGCAGTACAACATGGTCATTATATCACCAATTCTGGAACGGGACAGTAACAAAGGTGACACCATATGGAATACATGTGTGGTGATCGGTACAGATGGAAATATCATTGGAAAGCACAGGAAAAATCACATTCCACGAGTTGGGGATTTTAACGAATCAACTTATTACATGGAGGGCAATACGGGGCATCCTGTTTTTGAGACTCGGTTCGGTCGTATCGCTGTCAATATTTGTTACGGCCGACATCATCCGCAGAACTGGATGATGTTTGGAGTAAATGGCGCAGAG GTGGTGTTTAATCCTTCAGCAACAGTCGGCTTACTGTCTGAGCCTTTGTGGCCGATCGAGGCTCGTAATGCAGCTATCGCAAACAGTTACTATACCTGTGCGATAAATAGAGTtggtaatgaaatatttcccAATGCTTTTACCTCTGGGGATGGCGCTGCTGCTCATAAAAACTTTGGCCACTTTTATGGATCGAGTTATGTGGCTGCACCAGATGGAACCAGAACTCCCGGTCTTAGTCGTCATCGTGACGGTCTTTTAGTTGCCGAATTGGATCTTAATCTCTGCCGCCAGACAAGAGACGCTTGGGGATTCAGG ATGACACAGAGACTGGACATCTATGCTCGAGAACTTGCAGAGGCAGTTAAGCCTGACTACAAGCCACAAGTAATTCGGGAATAA
- the LOC107218782 gene encoding beta-ureidopropionase isoform X3 encodes MPVAARSLGREFVPLSFSCKMESYTLEDILNKHLPINELREVKRILYGGELENLNLPRFKGTDDVEIKGWKFRASPEQLRQPRMEFTAMPFAFCTREKQPWCEFAEDVSDGPSVMVLRKLAQQYNMVIISPILERDSNKGDTIWNTCVVIGTDGNIIGKHRKNHIPRVGDFNESTYYMEGNTGHPVFETRFGRIAVNICYGRHHPQNWMMFGVNGAEVVFNPSATVGLLSEPLWPIEARNAAIANSYYTCAINRVGNEIFPNAFTSGDGAAAHKNFGHFYGSSYVAAPDGTRTPGLSRHRDGLLVAELDLNLCRQTRDAWGFRMTQRLDIYARELAEAVKPDYKPQVIRE; translated from the exons ATGCCAGTCGCTGCACGATCATTGGGGCGTGAATTTGTTCCACTTTCATTCTCGTGTAAAATGGAATCTTATACATTGGAggatattttaaataaacattTGCCGATAAATGAGTTACGAGAAGTGAAGAGAATTTTATATGGAGGAGAATTGGA GAATTTAAACTTACCAAGATTCAAAGGCACCGATGATGTCGAAATAAAGGGATGGAAATTTAGAGCTTCACCCGAGCAGCTTCGTCAACCCCGAATG GAATTCACAGCGATGCCTTTCGCCTTTTGCACGAGGGAGAAACAGCCATGGTGCGAATTTGCAGAAGATGTATCGGACGGTCCAAGTGTGATGGTTCTTCGCAAGCTTGCGCAGCAGTACAACATGGTCATTATATCACCAATTCTGGAACGGGACAGTAACAAAGGTGACACCATATGGAATACATGTGTGGTGATCGGTACAGATGGAAATATCATTGGAAAGCACAGGAAAAATCACATTCCACGAGTTGGGGATTTTAACGAATCAACTTATTACATGGAGGGCAATACGGGGCATCCTGTTTTTGAGACTCGGTTCGGTCGTATCGCTGTCAATATTTGTTACGGCCGACATCATCCGCAGAACTGGATGATGTTTGGAGTAAATGGCGCAGAG GTGGTGTTTAATCCTTCAGCAACAGTCGGCTTACTGTCTGAGCCTTTGTGGCCGATCGAGGCTCGTAATGCAGCTATCGCAAACAGTTACTATACCTGTGCGATAAATAGAGTtggtaatgaaatatttcccAATGCTTTTACCTCTGGGGATGGCGCTGCTGCTCATAAAAACTTTGGCCACTTTTATGGATCGAGTTATGTGGCTGCACCAGATGGAACCAGAACTCCCGGTCTTAGTCGTCATCGTGACGGTCTTTTAGTTGCCGAATTGGATCTTAATCTCTGCCGCCAGACAAGAGACGCTTGGGGATTCAGG ATGACACAGAGACTGGACATCTATGCTCGAGAACTTGCAGAGGCAGTTAAGCCTGACTACAAGCCACAAGTAATTCGGGAATAA
- the LOC107218782 gene encoding beta-ureidopropionase isoform X2 — protein sequence MPVAARSLGREFVPLSFSCKMESYTLEDILNKHLPINELREVKRILYGGELENLNLPRFKGTDDVEIKGWKFRASPEQLRQPRMVRVGLIQHSIVLPTTSPINHQRDAIFKKITAYVEQAAECGVNLLCLQEAWSMPFAFCTREKQPWCEFAEDVSDGPSVMVLRKLAQQYNMVIISPILERDSNKGDTIWNTCVVIGTDGNIIGKHRKNHIPRVGDFNESTYYMEGNTGHPVFETRFGRIAVNICYGRHHPQNWMMFGVNGAEVVFNPSATVGLLSEPLWPIEARNAAIANSYYTCAINRVGNEIFPNAFTSGDGAAAHKNFGHFYGSSYVAAPDGTRTPGLSRHRDGLLVAELDLNLCRQTRDAWGFRVRR from the exons ATGCCAGTCGCTGCACGATCATTGGGGCGTGAATTTGTTCCACTTTCATTCTCGTGTAAAATGGAATCTTATACATTGGAggatattttaaataaacattTGCCGATAAATGAGTTACGAGAAGTGAAGAGAATTTTATATGGAGGAGAATTGGA GAATTTAAACTTACCAAGATTCAAAGGCACCGATGATGTCGAAATAAAGGGATGGAAATTTAGAGCTTCACCCGAGCAGCTTCGTCAACCCCGAATGGTTAGAGTTGGATTAATACAGCATTCGATCGTACTACCAACAACAAGTCCTATAAATCACCAAAGAGATGctatattcaaaaaaattacagcatATGTGGAACAAGCCGCTGAATGTGGAGTCAATTTACTTTGTCTTCAGGAAGCTTGGT CGATGCCTTTCGCCTTTTGCACGAGGGAGAAACAGCCATGGTGCGAATTTGCAGAAGATGTATCGGACGGTCCAAGTGTGATGGTTCTTCGCAAGCTTGCGCAGCAGTACAACATGGTCATTATATCACCAATTCTGGAACGGGACAGTAACAAAGGTGACACCATATGGAATACATGTGTGGTGATCGGTACAGATGGAAATATCATTGGAAAGCACAGGAAAAATCACATTCCACGAGTTGGGGATTTTAACGAATCAACTTATTACATGGAGGGCAATACGGGGCATCCTGTTTTTGAGACTCGGTTCGGTCGTATCGCTGTCAATATTTGTTACGGCCGACATCATCCGCAGAACTGGATGATGTTTGGAGTAAATGGCGCAGAG GTGGTGTTTAATCCTTCAGCAACAGTCGGCTTACTGTCTGAGCCTTTGTGGCCGATCGAGGCTCGTAATGCAGCTATCGCAAACAGTTACTATACCTGTGCGATAAATAGAGTtggtaatgaaatatttcccAATGCTTTTACCTCTGGGGATGGCGCTGCTGCTCATAAAAACTTTGGCCACTTTTATGGATCGAGTTATGTGGCTGCACCAGATGGAACCAGAACTCCCGGTCTTAGTCGTCATCGTGACGGTCTTTTAGTTGCCGAATTGGATCTTAATCTCTGCCGCCAGACAAGAGACGCTTGGGGATTCAGGGTGAGGAG ATGA
- the LOC107218781 gene encoding peregrin yields the protein MNTPQSSKKKGRNRIGAPGDAVTTSDSELLSPQEAARFVLIHSVGEEGSKSNRLGITEAIPIISSEEYEADNKNSDHRKSTSVTDKDKDDKTTLNSLPVAMVKALDGYESQIGEAEPLPNSYVRFMERSGEELDGEVEYDLDEEDSAWLAIVNERRAAAGLQPPLAADIFELLMDRLEKESYFQQQTNGGGGVAADEDAVCCICMDGECQNSNAILFCDMCNLAVHQDCYGVPYIPEGQWLCRRCLQSPSRAVDCVLCPNRGGAFKQTDRPATWAHVVCALWIPEVRFANTVFLEPIDSIESIPSARWKLTCCVCKRRGAGACIQCHKSSCYAAFHVTCAQQAGLCMRMRTVQPANGEPMLVQKTAYCEGHAPPDYQPSNNPADARRRAIANKKSSSAPVISIPTIPPERIREIASLAEGLPKKSQLIQRLIAYWTLKRQFRNGVPLLRRLQSSHPHSRPPTLGGHISPAVDGELRGELYRQLKYWQCLRQDLERARLLCELVRKREKLKKEFFKVKEKCLWYELRPLESILRSLLEGIKARDTNDVFGQPVDTDQVTDYLEIVSHPMDLSTMQAKLEKQEYDSIGAFEADFNLMVSNCLAYNRKDTMFYRAGVRMREQGGALIEQARKDHPEFNPVIEEESTVAKPRKRERTGRNRGESESQTNEKETGGGGVNRRTAVLFTRKAKARASRSGVPPVPEGDQKKQGDSFRVYRSGVTESDGGEGESQSSSCSSCSTSRTTSPEVEKKDADMDTEKESELEKEKSTEEEGEEDADGEGEDEDRLEALQLVWAKCRGYPWYPALIIDPGTPRGTVHKGVPIPAPPDDVLALATNYKDPVFLVLFFDTKRTWQWLPGEKLEKLGVSKELDEGKLIESRKPADRKAVKKAYQEALHYRKQTHNSALATASPV from the exons ATGAATACTCCTCAAAGCAGTAAAAAGAAGGGAAGAAACAGAATTGGGGCTCCAGGCGATGCTGTCACAACAAGTGATTCCGAATTGTTAAGTCCCCAAGAGGCCGCGCGTTTTGTTTTG aTTCATAGCGTCGGAGAAGAAGGAAGTAAATCAAATCGTCTGGGTATAACAGAGGCTATTCCCATCATTTCATCCGAGGAATACGAAGCGGATAACAAAAATTCCGACCACAGGAAAAGTACATCGGTTACTGACAAGGATAAAGATGACAAAACTACATTAAATTCGCTGCCAGTCGCCATGGTCAAAGCTTTAGATGGTTATGAAAGTCAAATCGGGGAAGCTGAACCCCTCCCAAATTCGTATGTTCGATTTATGGAGCGCAGCGGGGAAGAACTTGACG GTGAAGTCGAGTACGACCTTGATGAAGAGGATTCAGCGTGGCTGGCAATCGTAAACGAGCGTAGAGCAGCTGCAGGCCTTCAGCCGCCATTGGCGGCTGATATATTTGAGCTACTCATGGATCGATTAGAGAAGGAGTCATATTTCCAGCAGCAAACAAACGGAGGTGGAGGGGTAGCAGCGGATGAAGATGCGGTCTGTTGCATCTGCATGGATGGCGAATGTCAGAATAGCAATGCGATCCTCTTTTGCGACATGTGCAATTTAGCCGTACACCAGGATTGTTATGGAGTGCCTTATATTCCCGAGGGACAATGGCTGTGCAGAAG GTGTTTGCAGAGTCCCTCCAGAGCTGTCGACTGCGTTCTCTGTCCAAACAGAGGCGGAGCTTTCAAGCAGACAGATCGCCCTGCGACTTGGGCGCATGTAGTTTGCGCGCTTTGGATACCAGAGGTGCGATTTGCAAATACGGTATTTCTGGAGCCTATAGACAGCATAGAGAGTATTCCTTCGGCTCGCTGGAAACTTACCTGCTGCGTATGCAAGAGGAGAGGCGCTGGCGCCTGCATACAATGTCACAAGAGCAGCTGCTATGCCGCGTTCCACGTCACCTGCGCCCAACAAGCTGGACTTTGCATGCGAATGCGGACTGTTCAGCCAGCTAACGGTGAACCGATGCTCGTTCAGAAAACTGCTTATTGCGAGGGACATGCTCCTCCGGATTACCAACCCTCCAACAATCCTGCTGATGCCAGGCGTAGGGCTATTGCCAACAAAAAAAGCTCATCCGCACCAGTTATTTCAATACCAACTATTCCTCCCGAACGGATACGAGAAATTGCCAg CTTGGCTGAAGGCTTGCCTAAGAAAAGTCAGTTGATACAAAGATTGATAGCTTACTGGACTTTAAAACGCCAATTTCGAAATGGTGTACCGCTTCTGAGAAGGCTTCAAAGTTCCCATCCACATTCTCGTCCTCCGACGTTAGGAGGTCACATATCACCAGCTGTAGACGGTGAACTTAGAGGAGAACTTTACCGTCAACTAAAGTATTGGCAATGTTTACGTCAGGATTTAGAACGGGCAAGACTCCTCTGCGAGTTGGTTCGAAAACGTGAAAAGCTGAAGAAGGAGTTCTTCAAAGT gAAAGAGAAGTGCTTGTGGTATGAACTTCGACCGCTTGAAAGTATACTTAGATCACTCTTAGAAGGAATTAAAGCAAGAGATACCAACGACGTGTTTGGGCAGCCAGTTGATACTGATCAAGTCACAGACTATCTTGAAATAGTATCGCATCCTATGGACCTGTCAACGATGCAG GCTAAACTGGAAAAACAAGAGTACGATTCCATCGGCGCATTTGAAGCTGACTTCAACCTCATGGTGAGCAATTGTCTCGCTTACAATCGGAAGGATACAATGTTTTATCGAGCCGGAGTTAGAATGCGCGAGCAAGGCGGAGCGCTTATTGAGCAAGCTCGTAAAGACCATCCTGAATTCAATCCTGTCATCGAAGAGGAATCAACTGTCGCCAAACCGCGAAAACGAGAAAGAACTGGTCGCAATAGAGGGGAATCAGAGTcacaaacaaacgaaaaagaaacaggGGGGGGTGGGGTTAATCGACGAACTGCGGTGTTGTTCACACGCAAGGCCAAAGCTCGTGCAAGTAGAAGTGGCGTGCCTCCCGTTCCAGAAGGAGATCAAAAAAAACAAGGAGATAGTTTCAGAGTGTACAG GAGCGGAGTAACTGAAAGCGATGGAGGAGAAGGCGAAAGTCAATCTTCAAGCTGTAGCAGTTGTTCGACAAGTCGTACAACAAGCCCagaggtggaaaaaaaggATGCAGATATGGATACCGAAAAAGAATCCGAGTTAGAGAAGGAGAAAAGTACCGAAGAAGAAGGGGAAGAGGATGCCGACGGGGAAGGGGAAGATGAAGATCGTTTGGAGGCACTGCAACTTGTGTGGGCAAAGTGCCGAGGATATCCTTGGTATCCCGCACTGATTATCGATCCTGGAACACCCAGAGGAACCGTGCATAAAGGAGTTCCGATTCCAGCACCGCCTGACGATGTTCTCGCTCTCGCTACCAATTACAAGGATCCtgtttttcttgttttgttCTTCGACACAAAACGTACCTG gCAATGGCTGCCTGGTGAGAAGTTGGAAAAATTGGGAGTGTCAAAAGAGTTAGACGAAGGGAAACTAATCGAATCTCGGAAACCTGCGGACCGAAAAGCAGTCAAAAAAGCCTATCAAGAGGCACTGCATTATCGCAAGCAAACACACAACTCTGCGCTTGCCACAGCCTCACCTGTATAA
- the LOC124293013 gene encoding zinc finger MYM-type protein 1-like, producing MEPYRALSREHIRKLEDETIEEGFNDWKNDVRISEHERSLSHRENTRKLVMRGNMLGKIDSKLHMQYIQECNYWREVLTRVIIAIKFLASRGLAFRGTNEKFGSDSNGNYLGILELMARNDPFLQNHINRFGNPGKGNVSYFSKDICEEFIVMIYDDLLKNLILEVKASKYYAIGVDSTPDISHSNQLTFIIRYVRENGELTERFLQFIPIKGHSATEIERAIMQVLFDKDIDIMDCRGQSYDNASNTSGCYGGVQAKIIERNPSEIYVPCAAHSLNLVGQAAADCSRAEACRALVKSWESLRDALDDIAENASEKPSTKSEAKGLLQQFGLLATAIMVVTWSDILERFEKTNKSLQRVNIDLTTVVQLYDALQAYVIDLRDRFNHYEAKAKELSQCNEYAHENRRRRRRTVKFDEVNDNEAIFDEKQNMRINMFLVILDRLSGELERRSLAYKNVNARFGFLSRLPLLTDAQIITRCEEL from the exons ATGGAGCCATACAGAGCTCTATCTAGAGAACACATTAGGAAACTTGAAGACGAAACGATTGAAG AAGGCTTCAACGACTGGAAGAATGATGTGCGAATATCAGAACACGAGCGAAGTCTTAGTCATCGGGAAAATACACGAAAGCTTGTAATGCGAGGAAATATGTTGGGGAAGATTGACAGTAAGTTGCATATGCAATACATTCAAGAATGTAATTACTGGCGAGAAGTATTGACTCGCGTTATAATTGCTATAAAGTTTCTTGCATCCCGAGGATTAGCTTTTCGAGgaacaaacgaaaaatttgGCTCGGATAGCAATGGCAATTATTTGGGCATTCTCGAATTGATGGCTCGAAATGATCCGTTTCTCCAAAATCATATTAATCGATTCGGAAATCCAGGAAAAGGAAACGTATCCTATTTTTCTAAAGATATTTGCGAAGAGTTTATTGTGATGATTTACGATGATCttctcaaaaatttgattttggaAGTAAAGGCCTCTAAATATTATGCTATAGGTGTAGATTCGACGCCTGATATTTCGCATTCGAATCAGTTAACGTTTATTATCCGGTACGTACGTGAGAACGGAGAGCTTACTGAACGTTTCTTACAATTTATACCCATCAAAGGTCACAGCGCTACTGAGATAGAGCGGGCGATCATGCAGGTATTGTTCGATAAAGATATTGACATAATGGATTGCCGTGGACAATCATACGACAATGCCAGCAATACGTCGGGCTGTTACGGTGGGGTACAAGCGAAAATTATTGAACGTAATCCTTCCGAGATTTACGTCCCATGCGCAGCGCATTCCCTTAATTTAGTAGGCCAAGCAGCTGCTGATTGCT CTAGAGCGGAAGCGTGCCGAGCACTTGTGAAATCGTGGGAGAGCTTGCGAGATGCTCTTGACGATATTGCAGAAAATGCTTCCGAAAAGCCATCCACAAAATCCGAAGCCAAGGGTTTGTTGCAACAATTTGGATTGCTTGCGACTGCTATAATGGTTGTGACTTGGAGTGATATCTTGGAgcgttttgaaaaaacaaataaaagtcTTCAGCGCGTTAACATCGATTTGACAACAGTTGTACAACTGTATGATGCACTCCAAGCATATGTTATCGATTTGCGTGATCGTTTCAACCACTACGAAGCCAAAGCGAAAGAGCTATCTCAATGCAACGAATACGCACATGAAAATCGGCGACGCAGAAGAAGGACCGTTAAGTTCGACGAAGTAAACGATAATGAAGCGATATTTGATGAGAAACAAAATATGCGTATAAATATGTTTCTTGTCATTCTCGATCGATTGTCAGGCGAATTAGAGAGAAGAAGTCTAGCATATAAGAATGTTAACGCTCGCTTTGGCTTCCTCAGCCGTTTGCCGTTACTCACAGATGCACAGATAATTACCCGGTGCGAAGAATTATAG